One window from the genome of Diorhabda sublineata isolate icDioSubl1.1 chromosome 10, icDioSubl1.1, whole genome shotgun sequence encodes:
- the LOC130449263 gene encoding probable multidrug resistance-associated protein lethal(2)03659, whose amino-acid sequence MEEIRSSLPPKKTSPRDRANIISVLFFCWLLPYFVKGYKRELTEDDMYRNRKQHESSALGDDIEKRWKRHVTKSKNPSYAKVLIGMFMWEIILLNVLVIITESIKLAQPFLISKLLLVYETPSTSDGKNDIYLYAGLIVLASFINVILVHKFNLAMMQIGMKMRVSSCSLIYRKSLKLSKSALAETTIGQMVNLLSNDVGRFDQAVHHLHHFYLAPMQTLTVMVLLYFNVGWTALFGAVFLLLSIPFQSWLGKKTSRFRLSTAIRTDERVRLMNEIISGIQVIKMYTWEYPFAKLVESVRMKEMKYIRLTSVIRAILMSLALILNRMAVAICIITYVLTGNALTASYAYSVASYYRLLGSLTMFFPQAISQGSEMYISMKRIQNFLLFDEIRSENSMLSKNVFNGKSKGNGLTNGVMAESDASIQIRNASAKWLKSHPENNLEDIDLDVKSGNVVAVVGAVGSGKTTLLHIIMKELELQSGSVNVKGSVSYASQEPWLFGGSVRQNILFGQEFNQQKYDEVVRVCALQRDFTLFPHGDRTLAGERGVTLSGGQRARINLARAVYKDADIYLLDDPLSAVDTHVGKQLFEECICGYLSSKCVILVTHQLQYLKKIENIYLMKNGRIEVSGSYDDLRNSDTEYSKLLAEIEEEEEVVRRKSKIIANKEEKPEEEDNIQTLQKEDKGTGSIAGRVYLNYARAGGKIIKALLLILTFVFSQALESTAEYFVTFWVNVQQWQREMALKIGLSEVTELNSTTQEPLINSTLAAPTNIDDPFSNWLLTPIFTSSSTVIYYSILILTVVTIVITRSLCFYSWCLTASTRLHNKMFVNIVYSPMRFFNINPSGRILNRFSKDIGSLDEVLPMTLLDTAQIGLSVLGITLVIGSLSYWIMIPTVAIAVLFYAMRTVFLETSRDVKRVESVTRSPIYTHLSASLQGLTTIRAFKAEEILKTEFDRYQNLHSAAFFMYLGANRTFGFWLDFICVIYIALVIVALLFVKSEQFGGNMGLALTQAMGLTGMFQWGMRQWSELENQMTSVERVQEYADLKQEEDEHTNALPKHWPSHGKVEFRDMSLKYSPDDPPVLKNLNLLIKSTEKVGIVGRTGAGKSSLIQALFRLANIDGHILIDDVDTKSISLKDLRSHISIIPQEPVLFSGTLRNNLDPFDEYKDEILWNALEEVELKRAVDELPAGLDSKMAEGGSNFSVGQRQLVCLARAIIRNNKVLVLDEATANVDPYTDGLIQTTIRKKFGNCTVLTIAHRLHTIMDSDKVLVMDAGRAVEFDHPHTLLQNKTGVFYSLVMQTGKSTAKNLMQISEENWKIRDANTVF is encoded by the exons attggCTCAACCGTTTTTGATCTCTAAACTTTTGTTAGTATATGAAACTCCTAGTACCAGTGATGGTAAAAACGACATTTACCTCTACGCTGGATTGATAGTATTGGCATCTTTTATAAACGTGATTTTGgtacataaatttaatttagcAATGATGCAAATTGGTATGAAAATGAGAGTATCATCATGTTCGCTCATCTACAGAAAATCTTTGAAACTAAGTAAATCAGCTTTGGCGGAAACTACTATAGGTCAAATGgtgaatttattatcaaatgaCGTTGGTAGATTCGATCAGGCCGTACATCATCTCCATCATTTTTATTTGGCACCGATGCAAACGTTGACCGTTATggttttgttatatttcaacGTTGGATGGACAGCATTGTTTGGAGCTGTGTTTTTGTTGCTTTCCATACCATTTCAGt CATGGTTGGGGAAAAAAACTTCTAGATTCAGGCTCAGTACAGCTATACGAACTGATGAAAGAGTAAGACTGATGAACGAAATCATATCAGGAATCCAAGTAATCAAAATGTATACATGGGAATATCCTTTTGCCAAACTAGTTGAAAGTGTAAGAAT GAAAGAAATGAAGTACATTAGATTAACATCTGTGATCAGAGCTATTTTAATGTCGTTGGCGCTAATCCTAAATCGAATGGCAGTAGCTATATGCATAATTACATATGTTCTAACAGGAAATGCTCTTACTGCTTCATACGCGTACTCAGTAGCTTCGTATTATAGGCTATTGGGATCTCTCACGATGTTCTTCCCCCAGGCAATTTCCCAAGGCTCTGAAATGTATATTTCTATGAAAAGGATACAGAATTTCCTGTTGTTCGATGAAATTCGCAGTGAAAACAGCATGTTATCGAAAAATGTATTCAACGGAAAGTCTAAAGGAAACGGTTTAACAAATGGCGTAATGGCTGAATCTGATGCGAGTATTCAAATTAGAAATGCTTCCGCCAAATGGCTGAAATCACATCCGGAAAACAATCTAGAAGATATTGATCTAGATGTGAAATCAGGTAATGTGGTAGCTGTCGTTGGAGCAGTTGGTAGTGGAAAAACAACATTATTacatataataatgaaagaattGGAACTTCAAAGTGGTTCTGTAAATGTGAAAGGTTCCGTATCCTACGCATCTCAAGAACCTTGGTTGTTTGGTGGAAGTGTAAGACAAAACATCTTATTCGGACAAGAATTTAATCAGCAGAAATATGATGAAGTCGTAAGAGTATGCGCTTTACAAAGAGATTTTACTCTATTCCCTCACGGAGATAGAACGTTAGCCGGTGAAAGAGGTGTGACTTTGAGCGGTGGACAAAGAGCTAGAATAAATTTAGCTCGAGCAGTTTATAAAGATGCAGATATATATTTGTTAGACGATCCGCTATCTGCTGTAGATACTCACGTGGGTAAACAGCTTTTCGAAGAGTGTATTTGTGGTTATTTGAGTAGCAAGTGCGTCATATTAGTGACTCATCAACTTCAATACctgaaaaaaatcgagaatattTATCTAATGAAAAACGGTCGAATCGAAGTGTCCGGTTCATATGATGACTTAAGAAATTCAGATACAGAATATAGTAAACTGCTAGCAGAaatagaagaggaagaagaagtaGTAAGAAGGAAATCTAAAATCATAGCTAACAAGGAAGAAAAGCCGGAAGAGGAAGATAATATACAAACATTGCAAAAGGAAGATAAAGGAACTGGTAGTATTGCTGGACGAGTTTATCTGAACTATGCTCGAGCTGgaggaaaaattatcaaagctCTACTACTGATTCTCACATTTGTCTTCTCTCAAGCTTTGGAAAGTACAGCAGAATATTTCGTAACATTTTG GGTGAACGTGCAACAATGGCAGAGAGAAATGGCTTTGAAAATAGGGCTTTCCGAAGTTACAGAACTTAACAGTACAACTCAAGAGCCTTTAATTAATTCAACACTCGCAGCTCCTACAAATATTGACGATCCGTTCAGCAATTGGTTGTTAACTCCTATTTTCACAAGCTCTAGTACTGTCATCTACTACAGTATACTTATTTTAACAGTTGTCACTATTGTGATAACCAGATCGCTTTGTTTTTATTCGTGGTGTCTAACAGCCTCAACCAGATTGcataataaaatgtttgttaataTAGTTTATAGTCCAATGAGGTTCTTTAACATAAACCCGTCTGGAAGAATTTTGAACAGATTTTCTAAAGATATTGGTTCTCTTGATGAGGTATTACCAATGACTCTGCTAGACACCGCACAG ATTGGTCTCTCAGTTCTGGGAATAACTTTGGTAATAGGTTCCCTTTCTTATTGGATTATGATACCAACTGTTGCAattgcagttttattttatgCGATGAGAACCGTTTTCTTGGAAACTAGTCGAGACGTGAAACGAGTAGAATCAGTTA CTCGTAGTCCAATATATACACATTTATCAGCGTCTCTTCAAGGATTGACTACTATAAGAGCCTTTAAGGCcgaagaaatattaaaaactgaATTCGATCGCTATCAAAATTTACACAGCGCTGCTTTCTTCATGTACCTAGGAGCTAATAGAACTTTTGGATTTTGGCTGGACTTTATTTGTGTCATTTACATTGCCCTAGTTATTGTGGCATTGTTGTTTGTTAAAAGCG aaCAATTCGGTGGTAACATGGGTCTAGCTTTGACCCAAGCCATGGGTCTCACTGGTATGTTCCAATGGGGTATGCGACAATGGAGTGAATTGGAAAATCAAATGACGTCGGTAGAAAGAGTACAAGAATACGCAGATTTGAAGCAAGAAGAAGACGAACATACAAATGCGCTACCTAAACATTGGCCAAGTCATGGAAAAGTTGAATTTAGAGATATGTCTCTGAAGTATTCTCCCGATGATCCTCCAGTATTgaaaaatctcaatttattgataaaatcgACGGAAAAAGTGGGTATCGTAGGACGAACTGGTGCAGGAAAATCATCCTTGATACAAGCTCTTTTCCGTTTGGCAAACATCGATGGTCATATTTTAATTGATGATGTGGATACTAAGAGTATATCATTGAAAGATCTCAGATCACATATTTCTATAATTCCTCAGGAACCCGTTCTGTTTTCGGGTACTCTTCGGAACAATTTAGATCCTTTCGATGAATATAAAGATGAG aTTCTTTGGAACGCTTTGGAAGAAGTAGAATTAAAGCGTGCCGTGGATGAGTTACCAGCAGGTTTAGATAGTAAAATGGCGGAAGGTGGTTCAAATTTCAGTGTAGGACAGAGACAGCTCGTATGTTTGGCTAGAGCTattattcgaaataataaaGTTCTAGTCTTGGACGAAGCTACAGCTAATGTTGATCCTTATACAGATGGTTTAATTCAAACAACGATAAGGAAGAAATTTGGAAACTGTACAGTATTAACAATTGCTCATAGATTACACACTATCATGGATTCTGATAAAGTGTTAGTTATGGACGCCGGAAGGGCGGTGGAATTCGATCATCCACATACACTCCTACAAAATAAGACCGGAGTATTCTATTCGCTAGTTATGCAAACTGGAAAATCTACAGCGAAAAATTTGATGCAGATATCtgaagaaaattggaaaataagaGATGCCAACACCGTTTTCTGA